A window of Nicotiana tabacum cultivar K326 chromosome 24, ASM71507v2, whole genome shotgun sequence contains these coding sequences:
- the LOC142178264 gene encoding uncharacterized protein LOC142178264 produces the protein MATKDEVRPEHQKSDALCEFYQERVHKTEDCIALRQEVVIMLWQGYLKELLSNKGRNNFATRREHQGPPKPPSPACIINMIIRGSDDVYINSVKFTTTYKLKRSITREQYDGLQESIICDESDADDLTFPHNDAFVITLRILDTYVKRIMVDDGSGACIIYPRVLTQMRLEDKIVPRCITLTSFNNVVEQTSGEITLPVLVYGMMLEMTFHIIDQATAYNTIVGRPWIHPIRVIPSSLY, from the coding sequence ATGGCCACCAAAGATGAGGTCCGACCCGAGCACCAGAAATCTGACGCCCTATGTGAGTTTTACCAAGAACGAGTGcacaaaacagaagattgcatCGCCCTCAGGCAAGAAGTTGTGATCATGTTATGGCAGGGATACCTCAAAGAGCTGCTAAGCAACAAGGGGAGAAATAATTTTGCCACAAGACGTGAACACCAAGGTCCGCCGAAGCCGCCATCACCAGCTTGTATTATCAACATGATTATCAGAGGCAGCGACGATGTCTATATCAACAGCGTGAAATTCACCACCACTTACAAGCTCAAGCGATCTATCACCCGCGAACAGTACGACGGACTCCAAGAAAGTATCATCTGCGATGAGTCAGATGCCGACGATTTGACTTTCCCTCATAATGATGCCTTCGTCATTACTTTACGCATTTTAGATACTTATGTCAAACGTATCATGGTGGACGATGGAAGTGGAGCGTGCATTATCTATCCCCGAGTCCTCACCCAAATGagactcgaggacaagatagtgcCACGCTGCATCACGCTAACCAGTTTTAATAATGTAGTTGAGCAGACATCAGGAGAAATTACACTCCCCGTCTTGGTCTATGGCATGATGCTGGAGATGACATTCCACATCATAGACCAGGCCACCGCGTACAATACCATAGtgggacgaccgtggatacaTCCTATAAGAGTCATCCCCTCTAGCCTATACTAA
- the LOC107787184 gene encoding steroid 5-alpha-reductase DET2-like yields the protein MFSDQNLFQFIIFFILLMSIPTFILSQFLTSPYGKHYRSNSGTAISPPFAWFLMESPTLWLTLLLFPFGKNHTNPLAYFLISPFLLHYINRTIIYPIKLSQKTTNGNFPLNIALTGFVYNILNAYIQTRWVSHYANYEVDELFWLRFVGGIVVFAIGMMMNIWADGVLMGLKSQGGGYKIPRSGLFEYVSSPNYLGEVIEWLGWALMTWSWAGLAFFVYTCSNLVPRALSNHKWYLEKFGEDYPKNRKAVIPFLY from the coding sequence ATGTTCTCAGATCAAAATCTGTTTCAATTCATCATCTTCTTTATTCTCCTTATGTCAATACCCACTTTCATCTTAAGCCAATTCCTAACTTCTCCCTATGGCAAACACTACCGTTCAAATTCAGGAACCGCAATTTCACCACCCTTTGCATGGTTTCTAATGGAAAGCCCAACACTTTGGCTTACACTTCTCCTCTTTCCTTTTGGCAAAAATCATACAAACCCTTTAGCctattttctcatttctcctttcctTTTACATTACATCAATCGTACAATTATTTATCCAATTAAACTCTCCCAAAAAACCACTAATGGTAATTTTCCATTGAATATTGCTTTGACAGGTTTTGTTTATAATATTTTGAATGCTTATATACAAACTAGATGGGTGTCTCATTATGCTAATTATGAGGTTGATGAGTTGTTTTGGCTAAGATTTGTTGGTGGGATTGTTGTGTTTGCAATTGGTATGATGATGAATATTTGGGCCGATGGTGTGTTAATGGGCCTGAAAAGTCAAGGTGGTGGATATAAGATTCCAAGAAGTGGGCTTTTTGAGTATGTGAGCAGCCCAAATTATTTGGGGGAAGTGATAGAATGGTTGGGCTGGGCTTTGATGACTTGGTCTTGGGCTGGGCTTGCGTTTTTCGTTTACACTTGCTCTAACTTGGTTCCGCGAGCACTTTCGAATCATAAGTGGTATTTGGAGAAATTTGGGGAAGATTATCCTAAGAATAGAAAAGCTGTTATTCCATTTCTGTACTAA